In the genome of Paracoccus tegillarcae, one region contains:
- a CDS encoding DsbA family oxidoreductase, producing the protein MSDPVNLDIFADPVCPWCLIGKAELDRALESRPDHDFRLAWHPFRLNPQFPREGMDRGDYLRAKFGDRAEEVMTPVAERAAQLGLQLAPVARQPDTTDAHRLMHWAGIEAAQTRVMSGLLRAHWQESRDIGDAATLTQIADKAGMDADMVARLLASDADLDTVASREMHARERGVSAVPTFIIADSHAVSGAQPAKLWQQVIDELSQPAGIEN; encoded by the coding sequence ATGAGCGACCCCGTAAACCTTGATATCTTTGCAGATCCCGTCTGCCCCTGGTGCCTGATCGGCAAGGCTGAACTGGACCGCGCATTGGAATCGCGGCCTGATCATGATTTCCGGCTGGCGTGGCACCCGTTTCGGCTGAACCCGCAATTCCCGCGCGAGGGCATGGATCGCGGAGATTACCTGCGCGCCAAATTCGGTGACCGCGCCGAAGAGGTGATGACGCCTGTGGCCGAACGCGCCGCACAGCTGGGCTTGCAGCTGGCGCCTGTCGCGCGCCAGCCCGACACGACGGATGCGCATCGGCTGATGCATTGGGCGGGGATCGAGGCCGCGCAGACCCGCGTCATGTCCGGCCTACTGCGCGCCCACTGGCAGGAAAGCCGCGATATCGGCGATGCGGCAACGCTGACCCAGATCGCAGACAAGGCCGGTATGGATGCAGACATGGTCGCGCGCCTGCTGGCCAGCGATGCCGATCTTGACACCGTTGCCTCGCGCGAAATGCACGCACGCGAGCGCGGCGTCAGCGCGGTTCCGACCTTCATCATCGCCGACAGCCACGCCGTCAGCGGCGCACAACCGGCCAAGCTGTGGCAGCAGGTGATCGACGAACTGTCCCAGCCCGCCGGGATCGAGAACTGA
- a CDS encoding multidrug effflux MFS transporter, protein MDAPQDSMSDLQPVKRLPLPEFITMLAFLFATIAFSIDAMLPALPDIAQALTPDNVNRAQLILTSFIAGMGVGTLFAGPISDAIGRKPAITIGFAIYAVAAIAAMFANSLEFLLLARFVQGLGASGPRIVALALVRDLYDGREMARITSFVMMIFIIVPALAPSLGQVIIWVAGWHGVFGAFLVFALIGTLWLNLRQAETLPPQRRRPLQTHTLINAAREVLSNRQVMLATIILTLGFGQMFALLSSAQQLFGEAYGLGDSFPIWFAGMALLSGSGTVLNAIFVVKLGMRRIAKWAYIMQTCVSAVMLALFLTNALPSALEFPAFFFWAVSVFFMAGVTFGNLNALALQHMGHIAGMAASIIAAVSTILATLIAGPVASLYNGTALPMIVATLICSGLAWFLMGKLED, encoded by the coding sequence ATGGACGCACCCCAAGACAGCATGTCAGACCTGCAGCCCGTCAAACGGCTGCCGCTGCCAGAATTCATCACGATGCTGGCTTTTCTGTTCGCCACCATCGCCTTTTCCATTGATGCGATGCTGCCTGCACTGCCCGACATCGCGCAGGCGCTGACCCCTGATAATGTAAACCGGGCGCAGTTGATCCTGACCTCCTTTATCGCAGGCATGGGGGTGGGAACGCTGTTTGCCGGGCCGATTTCGGACGCGATCGGGCGCAAACCGGCGATCACGATCGGCTTCGCCATCTACGCGGTCGCGGCAATCGCCGCCATGTTCGCCAATTCGCTGGAATTCCTGCTGCTCGCCCGCTTTGTTCAAGGTCTTGGTGCATCCGGCCCGCGCATCGTCGCATTGGCTTTGGTGCGCGATCTCTACGATGGGCGCGAGATGGCGCGGATCACCAGTTTCGTGATGATGATCTTTATCATCGTGCCGGCACTGGCGCCCTCGCTTGGGCAGGTGATCATCTGGGTTGCTGGCTGGCACGGTGTTTTCGGCGCCTTTCTGGTCTTTGCGCTGATTGGCACGCTTTGGCTGAACCTGCGCCAGGCCGAGACGCTGCCGCCGCAGCGCCGCCGTCCGCTGCAAACACATACGCTGATCAACGCGGCACGCGAAGTGCTGTCCAACCGCCAGGTCATGCTTGCAACGATCATCCTGACACTTGGCTTCGGGCAGATGTTCGCGCTGCTCAGCAGCGCCCAGCAACTGTTCGGAGAGGCCTATGGCCTTGGCGACAGCTTTCCGATCTGGTTTGCGGGGATGGCCCTCTTATCTGGCAGCGGAACCGTGCTGAACGCGATCTTCGTGGTCAAGCTGGGCATGCGCCGCATCGCCAAATGGGCCTATATCATGCAGACCTGCGTCTCAGCGGTGATGCTGGCCCTGTTCCTCACCAACGCGCTGCCCTCGGCGCTGGAATTCCCGGCCTTCTTCTTCTGGGCGGTCAGCGTCTTCTTCATGGCAGGCGTCACCTTTGGCAACCTCAACGCCCTCGCCTTGCAGCATATGGGCCATATCGCCGGCATGGCCGCCTCGATAATTGCCGCCGTCTCGACGATCCTTGCCACGCTCATCGCGGGCCCGGTTGCGTCGCTCTATAACGGTACGGCATTGCCGATGATCGTCGCCACACTGATCTGCTCGGGCCTTGCCTGGTTTTTGATGGGCAAGCTTGAAGACTGA
- a CDS encoding ATP-binding cassette domain-containing protein encodes MTEPILFARNLVKRYGKVTALDHCDFDLMPGEILAVIGDNGAGKSSLIKALSGAVQPEEGEITLEGQRVRFDNPLEARAHGIECVYQTLAMSPALSIADNMFMGRELRKPGIMGSVFRQLDRPRMEAFAREKLNELGLMTIQNINQAVETLSGGQRQGVAVARAAAFGSKVVILDEPTAALGVKESRKVLELIRDVRERGVPIILISHNMPHVFEVADRIHIHRLGRRLAVIRPDEYSMSDAVAFMTGAKLPEEAAA; translated from the coding sequence ATGACCGAACCCATTCTATTCGCGCGCAATCTCGTCAAGCGCTACGGCAAGGTGACGGCGCTGGATCACTGCGACTTCGACCTGATGCCGGGCGAGATCCTGGCCGTCATCGGCGATAACGGTGCGGGCAAATCGTCGCTGATCAAGGCGCTGTCCGGCGCGGTGCAGCCCGAAGAGGGCGAGATCACCCTTGAGGGGCAGCGCGTGCGCTTTGACAACCCGCTGGAGGCGCGGGCGCATGGCATCGAATGTGTCTATCAGACACTGGCCATGTCACCGGCTTTGTCGATTGCCGATAACATGTTCATGGGCCGGGAATTGCGCAAACCCGGCATCATGGGCAGTGTCTTTCGTCAGCTTGACCGCCCGAGGATGGAGGCTTTCGCGCGTGAAAAGCTGAACGAGCTGGGCCTGATGACCATCCAGAACATCAATCAGGCGGTCGAGACCCTGTCGGGCGGTCAGCGTCAGGGTGTCGCGGTGGCGCGGGCTGCGGCCTTTGGATCGAAAGTGGTGATCCTGGACGAGCCCACGGCAGCACTTGGCGTCAAGGAAAGCCGCAAGGTGCTGGAACTGATCCGCGACGTTCGCGAACGCGGTGTGCCGATCATCCTGATCAGCCACAATATGCCGCATGTGTTCGAGGTCGCCGACCGTATCCATATTCACCGGCTTGGCCGTCGCCTCGCGGTGATCCGGCCGGATGAGTACTCGATGTCGGATGCCGTGGCCTTCATGACCGGCGCCAAGCTGCCCGAAGAGGCCGCGGCCTAG
- a CDS encoding ABC transporter permease, giving the protein MANEPKSASGYEEGLKGASETVASFDESGRMLKKIHHWLHQTPSAVPMIVLIVAVIIFALLSDNFFRATTISTIMQQIAIVGIIGCAQSLVILTAGIDLSVGAIAVFSSVLMGQFTFRYGIPAPAAIALGLACGAAMGAINGFLIARLKLPPFIVTLGTWQIFLAANFIFSANETIRSREIGEQAPALQFWGNSIEPGGVKVLYAVFLMIALVALMAYVLRQTAWGRHIYALGDDAEAAQLSGVRTTRMLIQVYTLAGLFCAIAGWVMIGRFGSVSPTASTGQLGNIQSITAVVIGGISLFGGRGSIVGMFFGAMIVGVFEMGLRLVGTDPQWTFFLIGVLIIFAVAVDQWIRKVSS; this is encoded by the coding sequence ATGGCGAACGAGCCGAAATCGGCATCGGGTTATGAAGAGGGCCTGAAAGGCGCTTCGGAAACCGTGGCCAGCTTTGACGAAAGCGGCCGGATGCTGAAGAAAATCCATCACTGGCTGCACCAGACGCCATCGGCTGTGCCGATGATCGTGCTGATCGTGGCCGTCATCATCTTTGCGCTGCTTTCGGACAATTTCTTCCGCGCCACGACCATTTCGACCATCATGCAGCAAATCGCCATCGTCGGCATCATCGGCTGTGCCCAGTCCCTTGTTATCCTGACGGCAGGGATTGACCTGTCGGTGGGGGCCATCGCGGTGTTTTCCTCGGTGCTGATGGGGCAGTTTACCTTTCGCTATGGCATTCCCGCGCCGGCGGCGATCGCGCTTGGCCTTGCTTGCGGTGCCGCGATGGGTGCGATCAACGGCTTTCTGATCGCGCGCCTGAAGCTGCCGCCCTTTATCGTCACATTGGGAACCTGGCAGATCTTTCTTGCGGCGAATTTCATCTTTTCGGCCAATGAAACCATCCGCTCGCGCGAGATCGGCGAACAGGCACCGGCGCTGCAGTTCTGGGGAAACTCGATCGAACCCGGCGGGGTCAAGGTGCTGTATGCGGTCTTTCTGATGATCGCGCTGGTCGCGCTGATGGCCTATGTGCTGCGACAGACCGCATGGGGCCGCCATATCTATGCCCTGGGCGATGATGCCGAGGCCGCGCAGCTGTCGGGTGTACGAACCACGCGCATGTTGATCCAGGTCTATACCCTGGCGGGGCTGTTCTGCGCCATCGCGGGTTGGGTCATGATCGGGCGCTTTGGCTCGGTCTCGCCCACCGCCTCGACGGGCCAACTGGGCAATATCCAGTCGATCACCGCTGTGGTGATCGGGGGGATCTCATTGTTCGGCGGCCGCGGCAGTATTGTTGGCATGTTCTTCGGCGCAATGATCGTCGGGGTCTTTGAAATGGGTCTGCGGCTGGTCGGGACCGATCCGCAATGGACGTTCTTCCTGATCGGCGTGCTGATCATCTTTGCCGTCGCCGTGGACCAGTGGATCAGAAAGGTGTCGTCATGA
- a CDS encoding sugar ABC transporter substrate-binding protein, which yields MTPKTIFSAVLAVSSLALGAGGALAQDMTSACLITKTDTNPFFVKMKEGATAKAEELGIELKSYAGRIDGDHEGQVAAVEACIADGAKGILITASDTKAIVDALQPARDAGILVIALDTPLDPIDAADATFATDNFAAGELIGKWAAATMGDAAADARIAMLDLAISQPSVGVLRDQGFLQGFGVELGDPARWGDEEDPRIVGHEVTAGNEEGGLTAMEALLAKDPDINVVYTINEPAAAGAYEALKAVGREADTLIVSVDGGCPGVQNVQDGIIGATSQQYPLLMASLGVKAIAAFAADGTMPAATEGKDFTDTGVALVTDKPVDGVESIDTAEGMDKCWG from the coding sequence ATGACCCCGAAAACGATATTCAGCGCCGTTCTGGCGGTTTCGTCGCTTGCGCTTGGCGCAGGTGGCGCACTGGCGCAGGACATGACCAGTGCCTGCCTGATCACCAAAACCGATACCAACCCCTTCTTCGTGAAGATGAAAGAGGGTGCCACTGCCAAGGCAGAGGAACTGGGGATCGAGCTGAAATCCTATGCCGGGCGGATCGACGGGGATCACGAAGGACAGGTCGCGGCTGTCGAGGCCTGCATCGCAGACGGGGCCAAGGGCATCTTGATCACCGCCTCGGACACCAAGGCGATTGTCGATGCGCTGCAGCCCGCGCGGGATGCCGGCATCCTGGTGATAGCGCTGGATACGCCGCTTGACCCGATCGATGCGGCGGACGCGACCTTTGCCACCGATAACTTTGCCGCTGGTGAACTGATCGGCAAATGGGCAGCCGCGACCATGGGTGACGCTGCCGCCGATGCCAGGATCGCAATGCTGGACCTGGCCATCAGCCAGCCTTCGGTCGGCGTGCTGCGCGATCAGGGTTTTCTACAGGGATTTGGCGTCGAGTTGGGTGATCCCGCCCGGTGGGGCGACGAGGAAGATCCGCGTATAGTGGGCCATGAGGTCACCGCGGGCAACGAAGAGGGCGGCTTGACCGCGATGGAGGCGTTGCTGGCCAAGGATCCGGACATCAACGTCGTCTACACCATCAACGAGCCCGCCGCTGCAGGCGCCTATGAGGCGCTGAAAGCGGTCGGTCGCGAGGCGGACACGCTGATCGTTTCGGTCGATGGCGGCTGCCCCGGCGTGCAGAACGTGCAGGACGGGATCATCGGTGCGACCAGCCAGCAATATCCGCTGTTGATGGCCTCGCTCGGGGTAAAGGCAATCGCGGCCTTCGCTGCTGATGGCACGATGCCCGCCGCGACCGAGGGCAAGGATTTCACCGATACCGGCGTGGCGCTGGTCACCGACAAACCCGTCGACGGTGTCGAATCCATCGATACCGCCGAGGGTATGGACAAATGCTGGGGCTGA